One Solea senegalensis isolate Sse05_10M linkage group LG21, IFAPA_SoseM_1, whole genome shotgun sequence DNA segment encodes these proteins:
- the klhl8 gene encoding kelch-like protein 8 produces MAPGDVVPDHAKQLKSKEKRLGNRALKADCEPDGSFIFEAHEAWKDFHNSLRHFYEVGELCDVTLKVGSRLIPCHKLVLACVIPYFRAMFLSEMSEAKQELIEIKDFDGDAIQDLVHFAYSSKLTLTVDNVQPLLYAACILQVELVARACCEYMKANFHPTNCLAVRTFAESHNRVDLMDMADRYACEHFTEVVDCEDFTCVSPQHLRTLLSSGELNIHSESQVYNAAVKWLKANPHHHEAWLDQIMSQVRLPLLPVEFLTGTVAKEEMIKGNLSCRDLMDEARNYHLHLSNKAVPDFEYSIHTIPRKHTAGVLFCVGGRGGSGDPFRSIECYSITKNSWFFGPEMNSRRRHVGVISVGGKVYAVGGHDGNEHLGNMELFDPLTNKWMMKASMNTKRRGIALAALGGPIYAIGGLDDNSCFNDVERYDIESDCWSAVAPMNTPRGGVGSVALGGFVYAVGGNDGVASLSSVERYNPHLNKWTEVSEMGQRRAGNGVSKLNGCLYVVGGFDDNSPLSSVERFDPRLHRWEYVSELTTPRGGVGVATVMGRVYAVGGHNGNIYLNTVEAFEPRMNRWELVGSVSHCRAGAGVAVCSSHVSQIRDIGQGSSNVVNCM; encoded by the exons ATGGCACCAGGAGACGTGGTGCCAGACCATGCCAAGCAACTGAAGTCCAAGGAGAAGCGGCTTGGAAACAGGGCATTGAAAGCTGACTGTGAGCCGGATGGCTCCTTTATCTTCGAGGCTCATGAGGCTTGGAAGGACTTCCATAACTCCCTCAGGCACTTCTATGAAGTGGGTGAGctctgtgatgtcacactgaAG gTTGGCAGTAGATTGATACCATGCCACAAGCTAGTGCTGGCCTGTGTTATCCCTTATTTCCG AGCCATGTTCCTGTCAGAGATGTCGGAGGCCAAACAGGAACTGATTGAGATTAAAGACTTTGATGGTGATGCCATCCAGGACCTGGTGCATTTTGCCTACTCGTCCAAGCTCACGTTAACTGTAGACAATGTCCAGCCTCTGCTGTATGCTGCCTGCATCCTTCAG GTGGAGTTGGTGGCGAGAGCCTGCTGTGAGTACATGAAGGCCAACTTTCACCCCACCAATTGCCTCGCAGTGCGTACTTTTGCTGAAAGCCACAATCGTGTGGACCTGATGGACATGGCTGACCGCTATGCCTGCGAGCATTTCACAGAGGTCGTGGACTGTGAAGACTTCACGTGTGTGTCTCCCCAGCACTTGCGTACATTATTGTCCTCGGGTGAGCTCAACATCCACTCGGAGTCACAAGTGTATAATGCAGCAGTGAAGTGGCTGAAAGCCAACCCACATCACCACGAGGCCTGGCTGGACCAGATCATGTCTCAGGTGCGCCTCCCGCTGCTGCCTGTGGAGTTTCTGACTGGAACTGTGGCTAAGGAAGAGATGATCAAAGGTAACCTGAGTTGTCGTGACTTGATGGACGAAGCCAGGAACTACCACCTCCACCTCAGCAACAAGGCAGTGCCCGACTTTGAGTATTCAATCCATACCATACCCCGGAAACACACCGCAG gGGTTTTGTTCTGTGTTGGTGGCCGCGGGGGTTCTGGTGACCCATTTCGCAGCATCGAGTGTTACTCCATCACTAAGAACAGCTGGTTTTTTGGCCCTGAAATGAACAGCAGGCGGCGCCACGTGGGTGTGATATCTGTTGGAG gCAAAGTTTATGCTGTCGGGGGCCATGATGGTAATGAGCACTTGGGCAACATGGAGTTGTTTGACCCCCTCACCAACAAATGGATGATGAAAGCCTCGATGAACACTAAGAG GAGGGGTATAGCACTGGCAGCTCTTGGCGGTCCCATCTACGCTATCGGAGGCCTGGACGACAACTCCTGCTTCAACGACGTGGAGCGCTATGACATCGAGAGTGACTGCTGGAGCGCTGTGGCTCCGATGAACACTCCCAGAGGAGGAGTGGGATCTGTGGCTTTGGGG GGTTTTGTGTATGCGGTGGGAGGCAACGATGGCGTGGCATCTCTGTCCAGCGTGGAGCGCTACAACCCTCATCTCAACAAATGGACAGAGGTCAGCGAGATGGGCCAGCGACGGGCTGGAAATGGAGTCAGCAAACTGAATGGCTGCCTCTACGTCGTAG GTGGGTTTGATGACAACTCACCACTGAGCTCAGTCGAACGATTTGACCCTCGATTGCACCGTTGGGAATATGTGTCTGAGCTGACCACACCACGCGGCGGAGTCGGGGTTGCAACTGTAATGGGAAGAGTGTACGCTGTCGGAGGCCACAATGGAAACATCTACCTGAACACGGTGGAGGCTTTTGAGCCTCGAATGAACAG ATGGGAGCTGGTGGGCTCAGTGTCTCACTGCCGCGCCGGAGCTGGAGTCGCCGTCTGCTCGTCTCACGTCAGTCAGATTCGGGACATCGGCCAGGGCTCCAGCAATGTGGTCAACTGCATGTGA